A genomic region of Planococcus kocurii contains the following coding sequences:
- a CDS encoding PepSY domain-containing protein, with amino-acid sequence MKKLVYIPVAVGVLAFGGVVLANSETAAVNGKVTDDVQEIATEKMMSTEEISAKALELANGRIMDIELDTDDKRANYEVEIDFDGYEYDIEFDAYTGEVLEQKREKDNAEKSQTATAGEFISSDEAIKAALATVNGTFEGFELKAEENPAYYEVEVQDGRIEHEVDVNAKDGSILNLASDEEDDDDDRD; translated from the coding sequence ATGAAGAAATTAGTGTATATTCCAGTAGCAGTCGGGGTTTTAGCTTTTGGAGGCGTTGTATTAGCCAATTCGGAAACAGCAGCTGTTAATGGCAAAGTGACTGATGACGTACAAGAAATCGCAACTGAAAAAATGATGAGCACAGAAGAAATTTCAGCGAAAGCGCTTGAACTGGCAAATGGTCGCATTATGGATATTGAATTGGATACAGACGATAAAAGAGCCAATTACGAAGTAGAAATTGATTTTGATGGCTACGAATACGACATTGAATTTGATGCTTATACGGGTGAAGTACTTGAGCAGAAGCGAGAAAAAGACAACGCTGAAAAATCTCAGACAGCTACAGCGGGAGAATTTATCAGTTCTGACGAAGCGATTAAAGCGGCGTTAGCTACAGTGAATGGAACTTTCGAAGGGTTTGAGCTAAAAGCAGAAGAAAATCCTGCTTACTACGAGGTTGAAGTTCAAGATGGACGCATAGAACATGAAGTTGATGTTAATGCTAAAGACGGCTCTATTCTAAACCTTGCTTCAGATGAAGAGGATGATGACGACGACCGCGATTAA
- a CDS encoding ATP-binding protein — translation MESKIINRKRSQLFIHVLGFLSIFHFLLNQLIETNTAVVSPLFGISSYFLFLLAMAKMKERTLQYAILFAMNLYIFILNVESLSPITLIYFVVPIIISALYNDTKLILILGLATAIEFTLLSTLFDRFDTGNPFSYTQLSIVIFILSILSITLLHSIYFSRYWKQLELTNASMEKALLSKEGYLQLFFETAKDAIAVFDPNNKIIAVNPAFEKLYGWTSEECIGNTLPLYPQDMKEDVERRTLDVQQGKSYSLLETVDLRKDGSRFHALITLSPIFDHSQKVVATSIISRDISYQKESDKLILQSEKLKLAGEIAAGVAHEIRNPMTVISGFIQMMHRDPKHLFPEYTELIQSELDRINLIISEFLVLAKPQAVTQKKFSIQQALEDILTLFDSELNLNGIELKKEWQEDFQVNGEEHHLKQVFINLLKNAVESMEQPGKIRITITSEKHNKFSISFEDSGIGISEKDLDGIFEPFYTTKASGTGLGLLVSQKIIREHNGTLTISSTAGLGTVAKIILPAY, via the coding sequence ATGGAAAGCAAGATTATCAATCGCAAAAGAAGCCAATTGTTCATTCATGTACTCGGATTTTTAAGTATTTTCCATTTTTTGCTCAATCAATTAATAGAAACAAATACAGCAGTGGTTTCTCCGCTTTTCGGAATTTCCAGTTATTTTTTGTTTCTTTTGGCTATGGCTAAAATGAAAGAACGCACCTTGCAGTATGCCATTCTTTTTGCTATGAATCTGTACATCTTCATTTTGAACGTTGAATCTTTGTCTCCTATTACACTTATTTATTTTGTCGTACCAATTATTATTTCTGCTTTGTACAATGATACCAAACTTATTCTTATCCTCGGCTTAGCAACTGCCATTGAATTCACACTCCTATCAACACTGTTTGACCGCTTTGATACTGGAAATCCTTTTTCTTACACACAATTATCCATCGTTATTTTTATACTATCGATATTATCGATTACCTTGCTTCATAGTATTTACTTTAGTCGCTATTGGAAGCAGCTAGAGCTAACTAATGCATCGATGGAAAAAGCTTTGTTATCCAAAGAAGGTTACTTACAGTTATTTTTTGAGACAGCCAAAGATGCTATCGCTGTTTTCGATCCAAACAATAAAATCATCGCAGTCAATCCTGCTTTTGAAAAATTGTACGGTTGGACCTCTGAAGAATGCATAGGAAACACCTTGCCACTTTATCCACAGGACATGAAAGAAGACGTCGAGAGACGCACATTGGATGTTCAGCAAGGAAAAAGTTACTCTCTCTTAGAAACAGTAGATCTTCGAAAAGATGGCAGCCGCTTTCACGCGTTAATCACCTTGTCACCTATTTTTGACCATTCCCAAAAAGTAGTAGCGACATCCATCATTTCTCGCGACATCAGCTACCAAAAAGAATCCGACAAACTGATTTTACAATCTGAAAAACTCAAGCTTGCAGGCGAAATTGCAGCTGGTGTCGCTCATGAAATTAGAAATCCCATGACCGTCATCTCTGGCTTTATCCAAATGATGCATCGCGATCCGAAGCATCTTTTTCCGGAATATACCGAACTGATTCAATCCGAATTAGACCGGATCAACTTGATCATTAGTGAGTTTTTAGTGCTTGCCAAACCACAAGCCGTCACACAAAAAAAATTTAGTATCCAGCAAGCATTGGAAGATATTCTTACCTTGTTCGATTCTGAACTTAATCTGAACGGCATTGAATTAAAAAAAGAATGGCAAGAAGACTTCCAAGTCAACGGCGAAGAACATCATTTAAAACAAGTTTTTATTAATTTATTGAAAAACGCAGTCGAGTCAATGGAACAGCCAGGAAAAATACGAATAACAATCACTTCTGAAAAACATAATAAGTTTTCCATCAGCTTCGAAGATTCAGGTATCGGAATTTCCGAAAAAGATTTAGACGGTATTTTCGAACCTTTTTATACGACCAAAGCTAGCGGTACGGGACTAGGGTTATTGGTTTCTCAAAAGATTATACGAGAACATAACGGCACTCTCACCATATCGAGTACGGCCGGACTAGGGACAGTCGCCAAAATCATTTTGCCCGCTTATTAA
- a CDS encoding M42 family metallopeptidase produces the protein MTYQWNQNETIDLLKELVEIPSPSGYTMDVMSKIRTALTQWNVEYETTHKGAVIATIPGKNQQQHRLLTAHVDTLGAMVKEIKSSGRLKLSLVGGFKFNAIEGENCLVHKADGSTVSGTILLHQTTVHVYKDAGTAERSADNMEVRLDEKAFSKEQVKNLGIEVGDFVSFQPRFEATASGYIKSRHLDDKASTALLLQLVKHFSETGEQLPYTTHFYISNNEEIGYGGNSSIPKETQEYIAVDMGAIGDGQESDEYTVSICAKDSSGPYHYGLTRHLISLAQTNAIDYKVDIYPYYGSDASAAISAGHDVKHALFGPGIEASHSYERTHTDSLQAAAELLYAYVLSSMVS, from the coding sequence ATGACTTATCAATGGAACCAAAACGAAACAATCGATTTGTTAAAAGAATTAGTGGAAATTCCAAGTCCATCTGGATACACCATGGATGTTATGTCAAAAATTCGTACTGCATTGACACAGTGGAATGTGGAGTATGAGACGACTCATAAGGGAGCAGTCATTGCGACGATCCCAGGAAAGAATCAACAGCAGCACCGTTTGCTGACAGCGCATGTCGATACGCTTGGAGCTATGGTGAAAGAAATCAAGTCGAGCGGTCGTTTAAAGCTATCGTTAGTTGGCGGTTTTAAATTCAATGCAATTGAAGGTGAAAATTGCCTCGTACATAAAGCGGACGGTTCAACAGTTTCTGGAACAATCCTTTTACATCAAACGACTGTGCATGTTTATAAAGATGCCGGTACAGCAGAACGTAGTGCAGACAATATGGAAGTGCGTCTAGATGAAAAAGCCTTTTCGAAAGAACAAGTGAAGAACTTAGGAATTGAAGTAGGAGATTTTGTTTCTTTTCAACCAAGATTTGAAGCGACAGCGTCAGGTTATATTAAATCTCGTCATTTAGATGACAAGGCAAGCACCGCGCTACTGCTTCAATTGGTAAAACATTTTAGTGAAACGGGAGAGCAGCTGCCCTATACAACGCATTTTTATATTTCAAACAATGAAGAAATCGGTTACGGTGGAAACTCCAGCATTCCGAAAGAAACACAGGAATATATCGCTGTTGATATGGGAGCTATTGGAGACGGCCAAGAGTCGGATGAGTACACGGTTTCCATTTGTGCAAAAGACTCAAGTGGTCCTTACCATTATGGACTGACACGCCATTTAATTTCTTTGGCGCAAACCAATGCAATCGATTATAAAGTGGATATTTATCCTTATTATGGATCAGACGCGTCAGCTGCCATTAGTGCAGGACATGATGTGAAGCATGCTTTGTTTGGTCCTGGAATTGAAGCTTCCCATTCATATGAACGTACGCATACAGATTCATTACAAGCGGCAGCAGAATTGCTTTATGCATACGTGCTGTCTTCAATGGTTTCTTAA
- a CDS encoding UDP-N-acetylmuramoyl-L-alanyl-D-glutamate--2,6-diaminopimelate ligase — MNSKELLTAIPYKQIKGALPDRIEHLTIDSRDIKKDSIFVCITGYTVDGHDFAQQAADQGAAVIVAEKPLTIDNATVILVESTSRTLGLLAAKFYDYPSKLLHMIGVTGTNGKTSVAGILHSMLMELGEKSAMTGTIGFNLNGQLHPSANTTNDALTTQQMIARARDEDCSHMTMEVSSHGLILGRLAGVEFDTAIFTNLTHDHLDFHGTMEEYGHAKALLFSQLGQDVANQKQAILNADDPWSSEIAKMTPHPVYTYGIQNDAQFRAKDIQLAHTGTTFTLHCPAGQFPVAMKLLGEFNVSNALAAIAALYAEGYKLDEILQAIAAIAPVEGRMQKVEVEAPVSIFIDYAHTPDAIEKAIEAVQDFKKNRIIFLVGTGGNRDKTKRPIMAEKASVADYVVLTTDDPRDETYDSILEDLKSGMTHEQFACIGDRAEAVKHAVQQAESGDIIILAGKGHEDYQIIGNTKYPHSDKEIAIQEALKKF, encoded by the coding sequence ATGAACAGCAAAGAGTTACTTACAGCCATTCCGTATAAGCAGATTAAAGGTGCCTTGCCTGATCGCATTGAGCATTTAACTATAGATTCACGTGATATTAAAAAAGATTCAATTTTTGTTTGCATCACTGGCTATACAGTAGATGGCCATGATTTTGCCCAACAAGCGGCAGACCAAGGAGCAGCAGTCATTGTAGCAGAAAAACCTTTAACAATTGATAATGCAACAGTGATCCTTGTCGAAAGTACGTCACGAACATTGGGACTTCTAGCTGCTAAATTTTACGATTATCCTTCTAAGCTTCTTCACATGATTGGAGTTACCGGAACCAATGGCAAAACGAGTGTGGCTGGTATTCTGCATTCGATGCTAATGGAATTAGGCGAGAAATCGGCAATGACGGGGACGATCGGCTTTAACTTGAATGGCCAATTGCATCCATCAGCTAATACGACAAATGATGCATTGACGACACAACAGATGATTGCGCGTGCGCGTGATGAAGATTGTTCGCACATGACGATGGAAGTTTCGTCGCACGGTTTAATTTTGGGTCGTTTAGCTGGTGTAGAGTTTGATACGGCTATCTTTACTAATTTGACACACGATCATTTAGATTTTCACGGAACCATGGAAGAATACGGTCATGCCAAAGCGTTATTATTTTCACAGCTTGGCCAGGATGTAGCCAATCAAAAGCAAGCCATCTTAAATGCGGACGATCCGTGGTCTAGTGAAATAGCAAAAATGACGCCTCATCCGGTGTACACATATGGCATTCAAAATGATGCACAATTCCGAGCAAAAGATATTCAATTGGCGCATACAGGGACTACGTTCACCTTGCATTGTCCTGCAGGCCAGTTTCCGGTAGCGATGAAACTGCTCGGTGAATTTAATGTTTCTAATGCGTTAGCTGCGATTGCCGCTTTATACGCAGAAGGCTATAAGTTAGATGAAATCTTACAAGCAATTGCGGCAATTGCGCCGGTAGAAGGTCGCATGCAAAAAGTGGAAGTTGAAGCACCTGTATCGATTTTTATTGATTATGCGCATACACCTGATGCGATTGAAAAAGCAATTGAAGCCGTTCAAGATTTTAAAAAGAATCGCATTATTTTTCTTGTTGGAACGGGTGGGAATCGTGACAAGACTAAACGTCCGATTATGGCTGAAAAAGCATCGGTTGCTGATTATGTGGTCTTGACAACAGATGACCCACGCGATGAAACGTATGACAGTATTTTAGAAGACCTGAAAAGTGGCATGACACATGAGCAGTTTGCTTGTATCGGTGACCGTGCAGAAGCAGTTAAGCATGCTGTTCAGCAAGCAGAGAGTGGCGACATTATCATTCTTGCTGGAAAAGGGCATGAAGATTATCAAATTATCGGCAACACCAAATACCCACACAGTGATAAAGAAATCGCGATACAAGAAGCATTGAAGAAGTTTTAG
- a CDS encoding peptide chain release factor 3 — protein sequence MSDQLTNEIQNRRTFAIISHPDAGKTTLTEKLLLFGGAIRDAGTVKGKKSGKFATSDWMEIEKQRGISVTSSVMQFDYAGHRVNILDTPGHQDFSEDTYRTLMAVDSAVMIIDVAKGIEAQTVKLFKVCKMRGIPIFTFINKMDRQGKEPLELMEELEEVLGIQSYAMNWPIGMGKEFLGIYDRFNKRIEPFRSAGDRFLELDENGKMIEEHEMKKTSYYTQAMDDIELLDEAGNDFSIDRVKKGELTPVFFGSALANFGVQTFLETYLQFAPSPQPRITQQEEIVDPVDMPFSGFIFKIQANMNPAHRDRIAFVRIVSGKFERGMTVTLARTGKTIKLSQTTQFLADDREMVNEAVAGDIIGLHDVGNYQIGDTITSGKKFEFESLPQFTPELFVKVTAKNVMKQKHFHKGILQLVQEGAIQYYKTLHLEEVILGAVGQLQFEVFEHRMKNEYNVDVRMEPVGNKIARWIENEEDVKESMSSGRSMLVRDRFDRYVFLFENEFATRWFQDKNPNIRLYSLL from the coding sequence ATGTCAGACCAATTAACGAATGAAATTCAAAATAGAAGAACTTTCGCTATCATTTCCCACCCGGATGCCGGTAAAACGACCTTAACCGAAAAACTGTTATTATTCGGTGGAGCTATTCGTGATGCGGGAACAGTTAAAGGAAAGAAAAGCGGCAAGTTCGCAACATCCGATTGGATGGAAATTGAAAAGCAACGTGGCATTTCTGTAACTTCTTCCGTTATGCAATTTGATTATGCCGGACATCGTGTCAATATTCTTGACACACCAGGACACCAAGATTTCAGTGAAGATACGTACCGTACATTGATGGCTGTTGATAGTGCAGTCATGATTATTGATGTTGCCAAAGGAATTGAAGCGCAAACTGTTAAGCTTTTTAAAGTCTGCAAAATGCGTGGCATTCCAATTTTCACCTTTATCAACAAAATGGATCGTCAAGGGAAAGAGCCACTAGAATTAATGGAAGAACTTGAAGAAGTACTTGGCATTCAATCTTATGCCATGAATTGGCCAATCGGTATGGGGAAAGAATTTCTTGGAATTTATGACCGTTTTAACAAACGCATTGAACCGTTTCGTTCAGCAGGAGATCGTTTTCTTGAACTTGATGAAAACGGCAAAATGATCGAAGAACATGAAATGAAAAAAACTTCTTATTATACACAGGCAATGGACGATATTGAGTTACTGGATGAAGCCGGTAATGACTTTTCGATTGATCGTGTAAAAAAAGGTGAATTGACGCCAGTATTCTTCGGTAGTGCATTGGCTAACTTTGGTGTGCAAACGTTTTTGGAAACCTATTTGCAATTTGCTCCTTCTCCGCAGCCGCGTATTACGCAACAAGAGGAAATAGTTGATCCAGTGGACATGCCGTTTTCAGGATTTATCTTTAAAATCCAAGCCAATATGAATCCTGCTCACCGCGACCGAATTGCTTTTGTACGGATCGTGTCTGGTAAATTTGAACGAGGAATGACTGTTACTTTAGCGCGTACCGGAAAAACGATTAAACTATCACAAACTACACAGTTTTTAGCAGATGACCGCGAAATGGTTAATGAAGCCGTAGCTGGCGATATTATCGGGTTACACGATGTAGGAAATTACCAAATTGGTGATACAATTACAAGTGGCAAGAAATTCGAGTTTGAAAGTTTGCCGCAGTTTACCCCAGAGCTTTTTGTGAAAGTAACGGCTAAAAACGTTATGAAACAAAAACATTTCCATAAAGGGATTCTTCAATTAGTTCAAGAAGGCGCGATTCAGTACTACAAAACGCTTCATCTAGAAGAAGTTATTTTAGGGGCTGTCGGACAACTTCAGTTTGAAGTATTCGAACACCGTATGAAAAATGAGTATAACGTAGATGTGCGTATGGAACCGGTTGGTAACAAAATTGCACGTTGGATTGAAAATGAGGAAGATGTGAAAGAATCGATGTCAAGTGGGCGTTCAATGCTTGTGCGTGACCGTTTCGATCGATACGTCTTTTTATTCGAGAATGAGTTTGCGACACGTTGGTTCCAAGATAAAAATCCTAATATTCGACTATATAGTTTGTTATAA